GTTTTGGCCCTAAAATCCCAGAAATTATATAAACAAAATCCTGAACTGTACTCAAACTACAAGACCATTAATATTGGAAAGATCTTGGCCATAATTGGAATCATATTAAGTGTATACTATCTAGGCAGCATGATTTATCAAATAAGCACTGTTGGTTGGGATGCCATGATGGAGCAATCCAGGGAAATGATGGAACAATGGGGGATTGAAGAGTAAGTGATTATGAATACGCAACCACTACCAGGAGCCAGTAATGCCTTAACCTTCGGCATTTTGTCCATTGTTTTAACGATTTTTTGTTGTGGCCCTTTTGGTGCTATTTTTAGCATCATTGGATTAAGCAACGCGAAGAAAGCGGAAAACATCTACAGATCTGAAGTTGACAATAGTTATTTTAGCGGATACGAAAATGCGAAAACAGGCAGAATCCTTTCCTATATTGGGTTGGGCTTGGCATTGATCTACTTGATATTTACGATTATCTATTTTGGAGCGATTGTAGCCATTATTATGTCTTCTGGAAATTTCTAAAACCAGAAGTAAGTAACTAAACAAAAATCCCCGAGACAACTCGGGGATTTTTTTATTTTTTGAATTGAGATAGGGTTCGTATAATAATATCCACACAATCTAGTAGCTGGTCCTTGGTCATCACCAAGGGCGGCGCGAATCGGATGATGTTCCCATGCGTTGGTTTTGCCAACAGACCATTTTGCTTCAATGCCATGCAGATGTCCCAAGCTGTGGAACTATCTTCCGTATCATTGATCAAAATAGCGTTCAGCAGCCCCTTTCCCCGAACCGAGGATACCAAATCGCAATGGGGTATGAATTCATTCAGTTTTCCACGGAACAATTCACCAAGTTCCTGGGCATTTTCAGCCAGTCGCTCCTCTTTAATGACCTCCAGAGCAGCCATGGCCACGGTAGCGGCCACTGGGTTGCCCCCAAAAGTACTTCCATGATTACCAGGCCTAATGACCTCCATAATATCGTTATTAGCCAATACAGCAGAAACGGGATAGGCCCCACCGGACAATGCCTTCCCCAAAATTAAAATATCGGGTTTTACCTCTGGTGTGCCACTACAATGCTTATCGGCACAGGAACAATTACCACACGTGGCCAAAAGTCTGCCCGTACGGGCAATGCCCGTCTGTACTTCATCCGCAATGAACAGCACATTATACTTTTTGCATAGTTCCTTCGCTTTTTTCAAATAGTCTTCCGAAGGAACATACACCCCAGCCTCACCCTGTATGGGTTCCACTAAAAAGCCGGCTACATTGCCATTGTTCTTTAAGGCTTCCTCCAAGGCATGGAGGTTGTCGTATTCGATTTTTATAAACCCCTTCGTATACGGCCCGAAGTTTTTTCGTGCCACTGGATCGTTGGAAAAAGAGATTATCGTTGTAGTCCTGCCATGAAAATTATTTTCACAGACAATGATTTCCGCATCGTCTTCTGGGATATTTTTCTTCTCATACGCCCACTT
Above is a window of Maribacter algicola DNA encoding:
- a CDS encoding CCC motif membrane protein — encoded protein: MEQQKLPNETAIIVLSIFGIICCWCLGIGIIPAIIALVLALKSQKLYKQNPELYSNYKTINIGKILAIIGIILSVYYLGSMIYQISTVGWDAMMEQSREMMEQWGIEE
- a CDS encoding CCC motif membrane protein gives rise to the protein MNTQPLPGASNALTFGILSIVLTIFCCGPFGAIFSIIGLSNAKKAENIYRSEVDNSYFSGYENAKTGRILSYIGLGLALIYLIFTIIYFGAIVAIIMSSGNF
- the rocD gene encoding ornithine--oxo-acid transaminase; this encodes MSVLENITSEDAIALEDKYGAHNYHPLPVVLSRGEGVYVWDVEGRKYYDFLSAYSAVNQGHCHPKIVGAMMEQAQTLTLTSRAFYNDKLGAFEKYATRTFGFDKLLPMNTGAEAVETAIKICRKWAYEKKNIPEDDAEIIVCENNFHGRTTTIISFSNDPVARKNFGPYTKGFIKIEYDNLHALEEALKNNGNVAGFLVEPIQGEAGVYVPSEDYLKKAKELCKKYNVLFIADEVQTGIARTGRLLATCGNCSCADKHCSGTPEVKPDILILGKALSGGAYPVSAVLANNDIMEVIRPGNHGSTFGGNPVAATVAMAALEVIKEERLAENAQELGELFRGKLNEFIPHCDLVSSVRGKGLLNAILINDTEDSSTAWDICMALKQNGLLAKPTHGNIIRFAPPLVMTKDQLLDCVDIIIRTLSQFKK